A single Curtobacterium sp. MCJR17_020 DNA region contains:
- a CDS encoding GNAT family N-acetyltransferase, whose translation MTDDIRWEVVEESFLSLPDHEAIAALLAQAFPDWSHWYVGGRSWSGMQPERRVLARDQDGVVLAHVGIRRMFITVGGRDVLVGDTGLVAVSPRLQGSGRGRELMERTHAVLDGLAVPYGFLGAGENRIPFYAKLGWHEFPEVVGTFSAFTAEGAGITNTEQGGWMVRPVAAALEDWPAGPIWLNGQEV comes from the coding sequence GTGACTGATGACATCCGGTGGGAGGTGGTCGAGGAGAGCTTCCTCTCGCTCCCGGACCACGAAGCGATCGCAGCACTGCTCGCGCAGGCGTTCCCGGACTGGTCCCACTGGTACGTGGGCGGCCGCAGCTGGTCCGGCATGCAGCCCGAGCGCCGGGTCCTCGCCCGCGACCAGGACGGCGTCGTCCTGGCACACGTCGGGATCCGCCGCATGTTCATCACGGTGGGCGGACGCGATGTCCTGGTCGGTGACACCGGCCTCGTCGCCGTGTCCCCGCGGCTGCAGGGATCGGGCAGAGGCCGGGAGCTCATGGAGCGCACGCACGCCGTGCTCGACGGGCTCGCGGTGCCGTACGGCTTCCTCGGCGCGGGCGAGAACCGCATCCCCTTCTACGCGAAGCTCGGCTGGCACGAGTTCCCCGAGGTCGTCGGCACCTTCTCGGCGTTCACCGCCGAGGGCGCCGGCATCACGAACACGGAGCAGGGCGGCTGGATGGTGCGGCCGGTGGCCGCAGCGCTCGAGGACTGGCCGGCCGGCCCGATCTGGCTGAACGGGCAAGAGGTCTAG
- a CDS encoding cytochrome c oxidase assembly protein: MIAVAAVAYGWWIIGAARRGARWPWWRTLAFVAALVLFGILQFGIVGVYDQQLRWAFVLRSALLFFAVPTFAALGAPVSLLRTGGPDRLAHAADAAMRSRPVRLLGNAIVAPLVALVLFGLLLTPFSATLRESSVWAVVITVTVPMLGFGLLAPLSEPGVLRSSTFVTAEFLLAFVELMIDAVPGIVLRITNHVLDGSVVQAVGQPWFPSPLRDQHLAGDLLWFIAEVADIPVLISLFIRWQRTDRREAHAVDALTDEQIDELTREHLQRRG; the protein is encoded by the coding sequence ATGATCGCCGTCGCCGCGGTCGCCTACGGCTGGTGGATCATCGGCGCCGCACGTCGCGGCGCGCGCTGGCCCTGGTGGCGCACCCTCGCCTTCGTCGCCGCACTGGTGCTGTTCGGGATCCTGCAGTTCGGCATCGTCGGCGTGTACGACCAGCAGCTGCGGTGGGCGTTCGTGCTGCGGTCCGCCCTGCTCTTCTTCGCGGTCCCCACCTTCGCCGCGCTCGGTGCGCCCGTCTCGTTGCTCCGGACAGGAGGCCCGGATCGCCTCGCGCACGCCGCCGACGCCGCCATGCGGTCGCGTCCAGTGCGCCTGCTCGGCAACGCGATCGTCGCGCCGCTCGTCGCCCTCGTCCTGTTCGGCCTGTTGCTGACACCGTTCTCGGCGACCCTGCGCGAATCGTCCGTCTGGGCCGTCGTGATCACGGTGACGGTTCCGATGCTCGGGTTCGGGTTGCTCGCTCCGCTGTCCGAGCCCGGTGTGCTGCGATCGTCGACGTTCGTGACCGCGGAGTTCCTGCTCGCCTTCGTGGAGCTGATGATCGACGCGGTGCCGGGCATCGTGCTCCGGATCACGAACCACGTGCTCGACGGGTCGGTGGTGCAGGCCGTGGGGCAGCCGTGGTTCCCGTCGCCGCTGCGCGATCAGCACCTGGCGGGCGACCTGCTGTGGTTCATCGCCGAGGTGGCGGACATCCCCGTGCTCATCTCGCTGTTCATCCGGTGGCAGCGGACCGATCGCCGCGAGGCCCACGCCGTCGACGCCCTGACCGACGAGCAGATCGACGAGCTGACGCGGGAGCACCTGCAGCGCCGGGGTTGA
- the purQ gene encoding phosphoribosylformylglycinamidine synthase subunit PurQ: MRIGVITFPGSLDDRDAQRAVRLAGADPVALWHGDHDLQGVDAIVLPGGFSYGDYLRAGAIAAKAPIMAEVIDAAGKGMPVLGICNGFQMLAEARLVPGAHTRNAHQQFIRRDQKLRVETTSTAWTSGFTAQQEITIPLKNADGRFVADADEIKRIEDNGQVVFRYVGVNPNGSIDDIAGVSNERGNVVGLMPHPEHATEPGFGPDTAAAMASGTDGLTFFTSVIESTLVK, from the coding sequence ATGCGCATCGGCGTCATCACCTTCCCCGGCTCCCTCGACGACCGTGACGCCCAGCGCGCGGTCCGCCTCGCCGGCGCCGACCCCGTCGCCCTCTGGCACGGCGACCACGACCTGCAGGGCGTCGACGCCATCGTGCTGCCCGGAGGGTTCTCGTACGGCGACTACCTGCGCGCCGGTGCGATCGCCGCGAAGGCGCCGATCATGGCCGAGGTCATCGACGCCGCCGGCAAGGGCATGCCCGTGCTCGGCATCTGCAACGGTTTCCAGATGCTGGCCGAGGCCCGTCTGGTCCCCGGCGCACACACCCGCAACGCGCACCAGCAGTTCATCCGCCGCGACCAGAAGCTCCGCGTCGAGACGACCTCGACCGCCTGGACCTCCGGGTTCACCGCGCAGCAGGAGATCACGATCCCGCTCAAGAACGCCGACGGCCGGTTCGTCGCCGACGCCGACGAGATCAAGCGCATCGAGGACAACGGCCAGGTCGTGTTCCGCTACGTCGGCGTGAACCCGAACGGGTCGATCGACGACATCGCCGGCGTCTCGAACGAGCGCGGCAACGTCGTGGGCCTGATGCCGCACCCCGAGCACGCGACCGAGCCCGGGTTCGGCCCGGACACCGCCGCTGCCATGGCCTCCGGCACGGACGGCCTCACCTTCTTCACCTCCGTGATCGAGTCGACGCTCGTCAAGTGA
- a CDS encoding Fur family transcriptional regulator: MDADADLLRTSGLRVTTPRLAVLRATESMPHATADDIVTALTAELPTTSHQAVYGVLAALTGVGLVRRIEPAGSPARYERRTGDNHHHIVCTLCGAIEDVDCAVGHSPCLTPSDAHGFAVTTAEVTYWGICERCAAAERDDAGDDAASDAGAPGARASADEPGASAPDAPRVP; this comes from the coding sequence ATGGACGCCGACGCCGATCTGCTCCGCACCTCGGGCCTGCGGGTCACGACGCCGCGACTCGCGGTGCTGCGGGCCACCGAATCGATGCCGCACGCCACCGCCGACGACATCGTCACGGCGCTCACGGCAGAGCTCCCGACGACCAGTCACCAGGCCGTGTACGGCGTGCTCGCGGCGCTGACCGGCGTCGGACTCGTCCGACGCATCGAGCCGGCCGGCAGCCCCGCGCGGTACGAGCGACGGACCGGGGACAACCACCACCACATCGTCTGCACGCTGTGCGGCGCGATCGAGGACGTCGACTGCGCTGTCGGGCACTCGCCCTGCCTGACCCCGTCGGACGCGCACGGCTTCGCCGTCACCACCGCCGAGGTCACCTACTGGGGCATCTGCGAGCGGTGCGCCGCGGCCGAGCGCGACGACGCGGGCGATGACGCAGCCAGCGACGCAGGCGCACCCGGCGCACGCGCAAGCGCAGACGAGCCAGGCGCAAGCGCGCCCGACGCCCCGCGCGTCCCCTGA
- a CDS encoding acyltransferase yields the protein MSTSHGLSEQANSAPDVRGIIAKRDLVVDLIRTACVVLVVIVHVTMVGVASDDHGARVTSPLHELPWYVAATWVGQVMPLFFVVGGFASAVGWRSTVARGGPSPARDYLATRLVRLFRPAVPLFLFLALGLGVATAAGTPPDLLAEVAFGIGSPLWFLAAYGITQCCVPLMMRFHERAPWATLGVLLVLAAVIDAVRLATGVAEVGLLNLGPVWLFAQQLGFLWADGWFARRSKALLLAVAVAAYALLVPMTSVGLWAPDMLQDLNPPMLPLAFLAIAQACLVQLVHAPLTRLMRTRAALGAVFVLGRDGMTIYLWHLPLFIALNGIALLVGVPFPTPGSGGWWASRLIALVAVLAVALGVARALRWFDRPLPRLLPSADRPSWPVVAVAALCTIGPAFLVMQLHLSFAVAVVGAVAVPIGVWLLSRTTPARGVTRI from the coding sequence ATGTCCACCAGCCACGGCCTGTCTGAACAGGCGAACAGCGCACCGGACGTCCGGGGGATCATCGCGAAGCGGGACCTGGTCGTCGACCTCATCCGGACGGCCTGCGTCGTCCTCGTCGTCATCGTGCACGTCACGATGGTCGGCGTCGCGTCCGACGACCACGGAGCGCGGGTGACGAGCCCCCTGCACGAACTCCCGTGGTACGTCGCCGCCACCTGGGTCGGGCAGGTGATGCCCCTCTTCTTCGTGGTCGGCGGCTTCGCGAGCGCAGTCGGCTGGCGCAGCACCGTCGCCCGCGGTGGGCCGAGCCCTGCTCGCGACTACCTGGCCACCCGCCTCGTGCGCCTGTTCCGGCCCGCGGTTCCGCTGTTCCTCTTCCTCGCGCTCGGGCTCGGTGTGGCCACGGCCGCCGGCACCCCGCCGGACCTCCTCGCCGAGGTCGCGTTCGGTATCGGCTCACCGCTCTGGTTCCTCGCCGCCTACGGCATCACGCAGTGCTGCGTGCCGCTGATGATGCGGTTCCACGAGCGCGCGCCCTGGGCGACCCTCGGCGTGTTGCTCGTCCTCGCCGCGGTGATCGACGCGGTCCGCCTGGCCACCGGGGTCGCCGAGGTCGGACTGCTCAACCTCGGGCCGGTGTGGCTCTTCGCGCAACAGCTCGGGTTCCTCTGGGCCGACGGCTGGTTCGCTCGGCGGTCGAAGGCGCTCCTGCTCGCGGTGGCCGTCGCCGCCTACGCCCTGCTCGTCCCGATGACCTCGGTCGGTTTGTGGGCACCGGACATGCTGCAGGACCTCAACCCGCCGATGCTCCCGCTGGCGTTCCTCGCGATCGCGCAGGCCTGCCTGGTCCAGCTCGTGCACGCTCCGCTCACCCGCCTGATGCGCACCAGGGCTGCGCTCGGCGCCGTGTTCGTCCTCGGCCGCGACGGCATGACCATCTACCTGTGGCACCTGCCGCTCTTCATCGCGCTGAACGGGATCGCCCTGCTGGTCGGGGTGCCGTTCCCGACGCCGGGCTCCGGCGGGTGGTGGGCGTCCCGGCTGATCGCGCTGGTCGCGGTGCTCGCCGTCGCGCTCGGGGTTGCTCGGGCACTCCGCTGGTTCGACCGCCCACTCCCCCGGCTGCTGCCCTCGGCCGACCGCCCGTCCTGGCCGGTCGTCGCTGTCGCTGCGCTCTGCACGATCGGTCCGGCGTTCCTGGTGATGCAGCTGCACCTGTCATTCGCGGTCGCGGTCGTCGGCGCCGTGGCCGTGCCGATCGGGGTGTGGTTGCTCTCGCGGACCACGCCGGCCCGGGGCGTCACCCGGATCTGA
- the purS gene encoding phosphoribosylformylglycinamidine synthase subunit PurS produces the protein MPTIVVEVMPKAEILDPQGKAVGNALARLGKADLTNVRIGKRFEVTVDGPVDDAKLAEVRDIAADVFSNAVIEDVVSVTVEGQ, from the coding sequence GTGCCAACGATCGTCGTCGAGGTCATGCCCAAGGCTGAGATCCTCGACCCCCAGGGCAAGGCGGTGGGCAACGCCCTCGCCCGTCTGGGCAAGGCCGACCTGACCAACGTCCGCATCGGCAAGCGCTTCGAGGTGACCGTCGACGGCCCCGTCGACGACGCCAAGCTGGCCGAGGTCCGCGACATCGCCGCCGACGTCTTCTCGAACGCGGTCATCGAGGACGTCGTCTCGGTCACCGTCGAAGGGCAGTGA
- a CDS encoding DHA2 family efflux MFS transporter permease subunit → MTSVTPPRTTEKKPWPALWALVVGFFMILVDSTIVSVATPTIAQELDADINSVIWVTSAYLLAYAVPLLITGRLGDRFGPKVMYQIGLVVFTLASLWCGLAGSIEMLIVARVVQGLGAAMMSPQTMSVITRIFPPQNRGAAMGLWGAVAGVASLVGPIVGGLLVDGFGWEWIFFVNVPVGVVAFVLAQRFVPSFDRHGHRFDYLGIFLSAAGLFLLVFGIQEGETYDWGVIAGPISVWSLIIVGLVVLAGFVVWQGVQKGEPLLPLGLFKDRNFTLANVAITAVGVAIASFALPIMLWAQDVLRFSPTQAALLLVPQAVLSAGLAPLVGKNLNRWNPRWVAAFGLACFSAGLFWFGALLSSGADWGWVLLPSALLGIANACMWGPLSVSATRNLPPKLAGAGSGVYNTTRQIGAVLGSAGIAALMEARITANFPASTGGTSAGGAEQQVGGLPGALLEPFSRAMGESLFLPAIVLIAAIVAALFLAKPKQTVAWQQTGGVTAQPGAEGTAPAEGDAKPTEHGVHAAAAAPATAEAELAATEHHGKHADA, encoded by the coding sequence ATGACCTCCGTCACGCCTCCGCGGACGACCGAGAAGAAGCCGTGGCCCGCCCTCTGGGCGCTCGTCGTCGGCTTCTTCATGATCCTCGTCGACTCGACCATCGTGTCGGTCGCCACCCCCACCATCGCCCAGGAGCTCGACGCGGACATCAACTCCGTGATCTGGGTGACGAGCGCGTACCTGCTCGCCTACGCCGTGCCGCTGCTCATCACCGGCCGCCTCGGTGACCGCTTCGGCCCGAAGGTCATGTACCAGATCGGCCTCGTGGTGTTCACGCTCGCCAGCCTCTGGTGCGGTCTGGCCGGCTCGATCGAGATGCTCATCGTGGCCCGCGTCGTGCAGGGTCTCGGCGCCGCGATGATGAGCCCGCAGACGATGTCCGTCATCACGCGCATCTTCCCGCCGCAGAACCGCGGTGCCGCGATGGGTCTCTGGGGTGCCGTCGCCGGTGTCGCCTCGCTCGTCGGCCCGATCGTCGGCGGCCTGCTCGTCGACGGCTTCGGCTGGGAGTGGATCTTCTTCGTGAACGTCCCCGTCGGTGTCGTGGCGTTCGTGCTCGCGCAGCGGTTCGTGCCGTCGTTCGACCGTCACGGGCACCGCTTCGACTACCTCGGCATCTTCCTGTCCGCGGCCGGCCTGTTCCTGCTCGTCTTCGGCATCCAGGAAGGCGAGACCTACGACTGGGGCGTCATCGCAGGGCCGATCTCGGTGTGGTCGCTCATCATCGTCGGGCTCGTGGTGCTCGCCGGGTTCGTCGTCTGGCAGGGCGTGCAGAAGGGCGAGCCGCTGCTTCCCCTCGGCCTGTTCAAGGACCGCAACTTCACCCTCGCCAACGTCGCCATCACGGCCGTCGGTGTCGCGATCGCCTCGTTCGCGCTGCCGATCATGCTCTGGGCGCAGGACGTCCTGCGGTTCTCGCCGACCCAGGCGGCACTGCTCCTCGTGCCGCAGGCCGTGCTGTCCGCCGGCCTCGCCCCGCTCGTCGGCAAGAACCTGAACCGGTGGAACCCGCGCTGGGTCGCCGCGTTCGGTCTCGCGTGCTTCTCGGCCGGACTGTTCTGGTTCGGCGCCCTGCTGTCGTCGGGCGCCGACTGGGGATGGGTGCTCCTGCCGAGCGCGCTCCTCGGCATCGCCAACGCCTGCATGTGGGGTCCGCTGTCGGTCTCGGCGACGCGCAACCTGCCGCCGAAGCTGGCCGGTGCCGGCTCGGGCGTCTACAACACGACTCGTCAGATCGGTGCCGTGCTCGGTTCGGCCGGCATCGCGGCGCTGATGGAGGCCCGGATCACCGCGAACTTCCCGGCCTCGACCGGTGGGACCTCGGCCGGTGGCGCCGAGCAGCAGGTCGGCGGACTGCCCGGGGCCCTGCTCGAGCCGTTCTCGCGGGCCATGGGTGAATCACTGTTCCTTCCGGCGATCGTGCTCATCGCGGCGATCGTGGCGGCGCTGTTCCTGGCGAAGCCGAAGCAGACCGTCGCCTGGCAGCAGACCGGTGGCGTGACCGCGCAGCCCGGCGCGGAGGGCACTGCGCCGGCCGAGGGCGACGCGAAGCCGACCGAGCACGGCGTGCACGCTGCGGCCGCTGCTCCGGCGACGGCCGAGGCCGAGCTCGCCGCCACCGAACACCACGGCAAGCACGCCGACGCCTGA
- a CDS encoding catalase produces the protein MSDQNTTPGQPAGTPTTTTNSGAPVSSDEHSMGVGADGPLALHDHYLVEKLAQFNRERVPERVVHAKGGGAFGTFTVTQDVSKYTRAAFLQPGQQTEMLTRFSSVAGEQGSPDTWRDPRGFALKFYTSEGNYDLVGNNTPVFFIRDGLKFPDFIRSQKRLPGSHLRDHDMQWDFWTLSPESAHQVTWLMGDRGLPASWREMDGFGSHTYQWINASGERFWVKYHFLTEQGHKTLTQEDADRIAGEDADFHVRDLHAAIERGDHPRWTLKVQIMPYADAESYRFNPFDLTKVWPHADYPLIEVGTMELNRNPENYFAEIEQATFAPSNFVPGIAASPDKMLLARIFSYADAHRYRVGTNHAQLPVNAPKNEVHSYSKDGAMRFDFQKSEVPVYAPNSLGGAHADPTATDDVPGWESDGALQRSAATLHPEDDDFGQAGTMVREVLDDAARERLVGNIAGHVSKVTRDDLRERVFAYWTNVDADLGARVRAAVVPSAPGSNEDPETVAVEA, from the coding sequence GTGTCCGACCAGAACACGACGCCCGGCCAGCCGGCCGGCACCCCCACCACGACCACCAACTCCGGCGCTCCCGTCTCGAGCGACGAGCACTCGATGGGCGTCGGGGCCGACGGCCCCCTCGCGCTGCACGACCACTACCTGGTCGAGAAGCTCGCCCAGTTCAACCGCGAGCGCGTGCCGGAGCGCGTCGTCCACGCGAAGGGCGGTGGTGCCTTCGGTACCTTCACCGTCACGCAGGACGTCAGCAAGTACACCCGCGCCGCGTTCCTGCAGCCGGGTCAGCAGACCGAGATGCTCACGCGCTTCTCGTCCGTCGCCGGTGAGCAGGGTTCGCCCGACACGTGGCGCGACCCCCGTGGTTTCGCGCTGAAGTTCTACACGTCCGAGGGCAACTACGACCTGGTCGGGAACAACACCCCGGTCTTCTTCATCCGCGACGGGCTCAAGTTCCCCGACTTCATCCGCTCGCAGAAGCGCTTGCCCGGCTCGCACCTGCGCGACCACGACATGCAGTGGGACTTCTGGACCCTGTCGCCCGAGTCCGCGCACCAGGTCACCTGGCTGATGGGCGACCGCGGCCTGCCCGCGTCGTGGCGTGAGATGGACGGCTTCGGCTCGCACACCTACCAGTGGATCAACGCCTCGGGCGAGCGCTTCTGGGTGAAGTACCACTTCCTGACCGAGCAGGGCCACAAGACCCTGACGCAGGAGGACGCAGACCGCATCGCCGGCGAGGACGCGGACTTCCACGTCCGCGACCTGCACGCCGCGATCGAGCGTGGCGACCACCCGCGCTGGACGCTCAAGGTGCAGATCATGCCCTACGCGGACGCCGAGTCGTACCGGTTCAACCCGTTCGACCTGACGAAGGTGTGGCCGCACGCGGACTACCCGCTCATCGAGGTCGGCACGATGGAGCTCAACCGCAACCCGGAGAACTACTTCGCCGAGATCGAGCAGGCGACGTTCGCCCCGTCGAACTTCGTGCCCGGCATCGCCGCCAGCCCGGACAAGATGCTCCTCGCGCGCATCTTCAGCTACGCGGACGCCCACCGCTACCGCGTCGGCACCAACCACGCGCAGCTGCCGGTGAACGCCCCGAAGAACGAGGTGCACTCGTACTCGAAGGACGGCGCGATGCGCTTCGACTTCCAGAAGTCCGAGGTGCCCGTGTACGCCCCGAACTCGCTCGGTGGTGCACACGCCGACCCGACCGCGACCGACGACGTGCCCGGCTGGGAGTCGGACGGCGCGCTGCAGCGCTCCGCCGCGACCCTCCACCCCGAGGACGACGACTTCGGCCAGGCCGGCACGATGGTCCGCGAGGTCCTCGACGACGCCGCCCGTGAGCGCCTGGTCGGCAACATCGCCGGTCACGTCTCGAAGGTGACGCGCGACGACCTGCGCGAGCGCGTGTTCGCGTACTGGACGAACGTCGACGCCGACCTCGGTGCGCGCGTGCGCGCCGCGGTCGTGCCGAGCGCGCCGGGTTCGAACGAGGACCCGGAGACGGTTGCGGTCGAGGCGTAG
- a CDS encoding PadR family transcriptional regulator, translated as MASLTPLAFAALDLLNEAPMHPYEMFQTMVHRQEERNVKVRPGTLYHQVGRLAELGFAEVVGTDRDGNRPERTTYTITDAGRAALADGLRRMVAEPADEYPEFHLALSVLENLPHTEAVDAVRARIVALEQERDDYDQALQRVQAKQLTERYWLDVSYVRAMLAAQIEWLSTTVDRIASGDLPWDGPAVPTDTDFPTNSKDTTR; from the coding sequence ATGGCGTCGCTCACGCCGCTCGCGTTCGCCGCGCTCGACCTGCTGAACGAGGCCCCGATGCACCCGTACGAGATGTTCCAGACGATGGTCCACCGGCAGGAGGAGCGGAACGTCAAGGTCCGCCCGGGCACCCTCTACCACCAGGTCGGGCGCCTCGCCGAGCTCGGGTTCGCCGAGGTCGTGGGGACCGACCGTGACGGCAACCGGCCGGAACGCACCACCTACACGATCACCGACGCCGGCCGCGCAGCACTCGCGGACGGTCTCCGCCGCATGGTGGCGGAGCCCGCGGACGAGTACCCGGAGTTCCACCTGGCGCTCTCCGTGCTCGAGAACCTGCCGCACACCGAGGCGGTCGATGCCGTCCGGGCCCGGATCGTCGCACTCGAACAAGAGCGCGACGACTACGACCAGGCACTCCAGCGCGTGCAGGCCAAGCAGCTGACCGAGCGGTACTGGCTCGACGTGTCGTACGTCCGTGCGATGCTCGCCGCGCAGATCGAGTGGCTCAGCACCACCGTCGACCGCATCGCCAGCGGCGACCTCCCCTGGGACGGCCCGGCCGTCCCCACAGACACTGACTTCCCCACGAACAGCAAGGACACCACTCGATGA